The Salvia splendens isolate huo1 chromosome 21, SspV2, whole genome shotgun sequence genome includes a window with the following:
- the LOC121784391 gene encoding uncharacterized protein LOC121784391, giving the protein MWRRCLASAFRTALACTIVGVATLYGPGFITRHVAFPAFSYVTVILIVTDATLGDTLRGCWLALYATALGVFPGILSLWLIGPGRLTAATTSAVVAVSAFVVALPEGTHLVAKRIALGQIVLVYVVAFINGGRTEPVMHPLHLAASTALGVAACVLALLLPFPSLAYWQVTENCKLYIDNASERLKLFVRAFSAEDKSSPKILICQAKSLNKAANKFLHCIKSKQESMEWEREPIKFLKSYKKNPAQPLQGLETILRGMENALENCSEFPVSFMNDAQLKHNLSCAEEQILNQVKNMAMQNSILPQSEDSEKQHKFLQTLQPTSLNLKDLPSLFFLFCLKLLHSKPSPNPNPDQKQQAQQKETIMLKLWSKGRLMPALRCSLSLGFAVFFGLIYSKENGFWSGLPVAISLASSREATFKVANIKAQGTVLGTVYGVIGCFVFESYVKIRFVSLLPWFIFSCFLRQSRMYGQAGGVSAVIGALLILGRKNFGTPGEFAIARITETFIGLSCSIMVDILLQPTRASALAKVQLAASLGSLHEAVEAVSVDYSSSRLVFEERMRKLRIDVIELGKFIEEAEVEPNFWFLPFHGACYVKMKVSLLKMIDFLHFGSHAVRFLEQECRELDSKMWREGALKVESDLKVFKDAVCCGVKCFEEVILVKSVAGLEGKGCVDLEMGKSGGGKWLGRDEDGMRKSAASFMREMEGGDGVEEGKKNRVVLSLGALVYCMDGVLRESKEIEKGVKEVLQWENPSNQVDVHNIVCKLRALKKGVN; this is encoded by the exons ATGTGGCGGCGCTGCCTCGCCTCCGCCTTCCGCACGGCGCTGGCGTGCACCATAGTTGGCGTTGCCACCCTCTACGGCCCGGGATTCATAACCCGCCACGTGGCCTTCCCGGCCTTCTCCTACGTCACCGTCATCCTCATCGTCACCGACGCCACATTGGGCGACACCCTGCGCGGCTGCTGGCTGGCCCTCTATGCAACCGCGCTGGGTGTCTTCCCGGGCATCCTGAGCCTCTGGCTCATTGGCCCGGGAAGGCTCACTGCCGCCACCACCTCCGCGGTGGTGGCAGTCAGCGCCTTCGTCGTGGCGCTGCCCGAGGGCACGCACCTCGTCGCCAAGCGGATAGCCCTCGGACAGATTGTGCTCGTGTACGTCGTCGCCTTCATCAACGGCGGACGCACAGAGCCCGTCATGCACCCGCTCCACCTCGCCGCCAGCACCGCCCTCGGCGTGGCCGCCTGCGTTTTGGCCCTTTTGCTTCCCTTTCCTAGCTTGGCTTATTGGCAG GTGACAGAAAATTGCAAACTGTATATCGACAATGCATCGGAGAGATTGAAGCTATTCGTAAGGGCATTTTCTGCGGAAGACAAGTCATCACCCAAGATTTTGATATGTCAAGCCAAATCTCTTAACAAGGCAGCAAATAAATTTCTCCATTGCATTAAATCCAAACAA GAAAGCATGGAGTGGGAGAGAGAACCAATCAAGTTCCTAAAATCATACAAGAAAAATCCAGCACAGCCATTACAAGGCCTGGAGACAATCCTGAGAGGAATGGAAAACGCTCTCGAAAACTGCTCCGAATTCCCAGTCTCATTCATGAACGACGCACAACTGAAACACAATTTATCGTGCGCCGAAGAGCAAATCCTGAACCAAGTGAAGAACATGGCCATGCAAAACTCAATTCTCCCACAATCCGAAGATAGCGAAAAACAACACAAGTTCCTCCAAACACTTCAGCCAACTTCACTAAATCTAAAGGACTTGCCCTCTCTGTTCTTCCTCTTCTGCCTCAAACTCCTCCACTCCAAACCATCCCCGAATCCGAATCCCGATCAGAAACAACAGGCGCAGCAGAAGGAAACAATCATGCTCAAGCTATGGAGCAAAGGGAGGCTAATGCCTGCTTTAAGATGCTCTTTGTCATTAGGATTCGCTGTATTTTTCGGGCTGATATACAGCAAGGAAAACGGTTTCTGGTCGGGGCTGCCTGTCGCGATAAGCCTCGCCTCATCGAGGGAGGCCACGTTCAAAGTCGCGAACATCAAAGCTCAGGGGACGGTTCTTGGAACAGTGTATGGAGTGATCGGATGCTTTGTCTTCGAAAGCTATGTTAAAATAAGGTTCGTGTCGCTGCTGCCGTGGTTTATCTTCAGCTGCTTCCTCAGGCAGAGCAGGATGTACGGCCAGGCCGGGGGAGTCTCTGCTGTCATCGGTGCATTGTTGATTCTTGGGAGGAAAAATTTCGGAACTCCTGGCGAGTTCGCTATTGCTAGGATAACCGAGACGTTTATTGGGCTTTCGTGTTCGATAATGGTGGATATTCTGCTGCAGCCCACCAGGGCTTCTGCCCTGGCGAAGGTGCAGCTGGCAGCGAGTCTGGGCTCGCTGCATGAGGCCGTGGAGGCCGTGAGTGTTGATTACTCGTCGAGCAGGTTGGTATTCGAGGAGAGGATGAGGAAGCTGAGGATTGATGTGATTGAGCTAGGGAAGTTCATTGAGGAAGCTGAGGTGGAGCCAAACTTCTGGTTCTTGCCTTTTCATGGTGCTTGCTATGTGAAGATGAAGGTGTCTTTGTTGAAAATGATTGATTTCTTGCATTTTGGGAGCCATGCTGTTAGGTTTTTGGAGCAAGAATGTAGAGAATTGGATAGTAAGATGTGGAGAGAGGGTGCATTGAAGGTGGAGTCTGATTTGAAGGTGTTTAAGGATGCTGTGTGCTGTGGGGTGAAGTGTTTTGAGGAGGTTATTTTGGTAAAATCGGTTGCGGGGCTGGAAGGGAAGGGCTGCGTTGATCTGGAGATGGGGAAGTCGGGCGGGGGGAAGTGGTTGGGGAGGGACGAGGACGGGATGAGGAAGAGCGCGGCGTCGTTTATGCGAGAGATGGAGGGAGGTGATGGTGTGGAGGAAGGGAAGAAGAATAGGGTTGTGTTGAGTTTGGGGGCATTGGTTTATTGCATGGATGGGGTGTTGAGAGAGAGCAAAGAGATTGAGAAAGGAGTGAAGGAGGTTTTGCAGTGGGAGAATCCCTCAAATCAAGTGGATGTGCATAACATTGTGTGTAAATTGCGTGCTTTAAAGAAAGGTGTAAACTAA
- the LOC121783425 gene encoding uncharacterized protein LOC121783425, translated as MVGIFSRFSSRNGHRRAQSAIDAREGLPSASEPTTGAIATAASISSVTHGIEIATEFKPIDRPFEPLDNDQPVQCPLPEPSILNDGRIWKERVSSVSQRRSDTPAMQKRTSTGSDTLSRKPPLVPSISAPEHNMLKLLDECNASGI; from the exons ATGGTTGGAATTTTCTCAAGGTTCTCCTCCAGGAACGGTCATCGTCGCGCTCAAAGTGCAATT GATGCAAGGGAAGGGTTGCCTTCAGCTTCAGAGCCAACAACGGGTGCCATTGCAACAGCTGCATCTATATCTTCTGTCACCCATGGTATTGAAATTGCGACCGAGTTTAAGCCAATCGACCGCCCCTTCGAGCCTCTTGACAATGACCAACCAGTTCAATGTCCATTGCCCGAGCCATCAATTCTCAAT GATGGAAGAATATGGAAGGAGAGAGTATCTTCTGTTTCACAAAGGAGAAGTGATACGCCGGCCATGCAGAAGCGAACCTCAACCGGATCTGATACTCTCTCGAGAAAACCTCCGCTAGTGCCATCAATCAGTGCCCCGGAGCATAATATGCTAAAATTGCTAGACGAGTGCAATGCATCTGGGATATAA
- the LOC121783256 gene encoding secretory carrier-associated membrane protein 4-like — translation MNRGNDPNPFDEEEPEINPFSNGGKSKSRIPNVVASTLGFGQKHDATVDIPLETTNDPKKKEKELSTREADLNKREREIKRREDAVSSANVPVDDRNWPPFFPIIHHDISNEIPVHAQKLQYLAFASWLGIVLCLVFNVIAVTVCWIKGGGVKIFFLAIIYALMGCPFSYVLWYRPLYRAMRTDSALKFGWFFMFYMLHIGFCILAAIAPPIVFHGQSLTGILAAVDVFSDHVIVGIFYLIGFAFFCLESLLSLWVLQKVYTYFRGNK, via the exons ATGAATCGCGGAAACGATCCCAATCCGTTTGACGAGGAAGAACCTGAAATCAATCCATTTTCG AATGGTGGCAAGTCAAAGTCTCGCATTCCCAATGTGGTTGCGAGTACACTAGGTTTTGGTCAGAAACATGATGCCACTGTAGATATACCATTAGAGACAACAAAT GATCCgaagaaaaaggagaaagaaCTTTCCACACGGGAAGCAGATTTGAATAAAAGAGAGAGG GAAATTAAACGGAGAGAAGATGCTGTTTCAAGTG CCAATGTTCCTGTGGATGATAGAAACTGGCCTCCATTTTTTCCCATTATTCATCATGATATATCCAATGAGATACCAGTTCATGCTCAGAAGTTACAGTATCTGGCTTTTGCAAGTTGGTTAG GTATTGTACTTTGCCTTGTATTCAATGTCATTGCAGTCACCGTTTGCTGGATAAAGGGTGGTG GAGTCAAAATCTTTTTCCTTGCCATAATCTATGCCCTAATGGGATGCCCCTTCTCATATGTGCTGTGGTACAGGCCTTTATATCGTGCAATGAG GACTGATAGTGCACTGAAGTTTGGGTGGTTTTTCATGTTCTATATG CTTCACATTGGGTTTTGCATTTTGGCTGCAATTGCACCTCCAATCGTCTTTCATGGGCAATCATTAAC TGGCATACTTGCAGCCGTTGATGTCTTCTCTGACCATGTCATTGTTGGG ATCTTTTACCTGATTGGATTTGCATTCTTTTGCTTGGAATCCCTGCTGAGCTTATGGGTCCTCCAG AAAGTATATACATATTTCAGAGGAAACAAATGA